Genomic window (Patescibacteria group bacterium):
CGACTTTCCTGATCCTGTGGTACCAGCGATCAAGAGGTGGGGCATTTTTGCCAGGTTTGAAAAATGAGATTTTCCAGAAATACCTTTGCCGAGAGATACAAGGAGTGGCTTTTCGGATTTCTGGTATTCTTCGTTTGCCAAAAGAGTAGCGAGACCGACGGTTGATTTTGTTGAGTTTGGAATTTCAATTCCCACTAAAGATTTTCCTGGGATCGGAGCTTCGATTCGGAGTGGGTGAGCGGCAAGTGCCAAAGAGAGGTCATTTTGCAACGCCACAATTTTTGAAAGTTTTACACCTTCAGCCGGTTTTAAAGCATATCGAGTGACCGACGGTCCGATTGAAATTTCATCCATTTCAACGTCGATGCCGAAGTTGAGCAAGGTTCTTTTAATAATGTTTTTGTTGGCGTTGATGTCTCCAACAACAGCCTTTCCCTTATCACGCTCGAGAAGACTCAGTGGTGGGGGAATAAAAGTTTTCCCGAGATTTTTAAATGAAAAACTAAGAGATCTTTTATTAAATGCCATTTCGTCCTCCTCTTTCGAGATTGCAATCTTAGGGATTACCTGGACAGGTTTTTTTTGTTCCAATTTTTCCTTAGCGGGTGTCACTTCCGACTCTTCAGGTTCTTCGGGAACATCTTCTTCATATACCTTGGTGCGAGCCTCGGTTTCTACCCCTACTTTTTTTGAGCGGAATTTTTTGAAGAAATTAAACATCGGTTCGAACGCAATACCCGTTTCAAAAATGATCAAGACTGAAATTATAAAAAGGGCAGTTAAGACAATGAGCGCGGCTGACACATCAAAGAGTCGTAAGAGTGGATTGGAAACAATTCTTCCCACAAACCCGCCTTCAGTTGGAACGTAAATATCCATCATGCCCAAACCAGAGAGTAAAAAAATAACTGTCGCTGCAATTTTAAGGATGTGAATTTTAGGCGAGATCGACTTGAAAGCAGAAATGCCGAGCATGATAAAAATAAGTGGTACAAGATAGTATCCGAGTCCAAGTAGGAAACTAAACCATGTATATAAAGTGTCTCCAATCGGTCCCGCCTTGCCGATCGATGCAAGGGTAAACAGTATTGAAATCATGAAAAAAATTATGGCAAAAACTGCTTTTTTTGTGCCATCAGGGATACTGTTCCAAATTGAATTACTTGTCCTATCCTTAGAATCTTTTGATTTTTTACTCATGGGTTATTGGGGAAAATATTCTAGTATCATAACATAAATTAATTTTGCTGTGATCTTAAAAGTCTAAAATCAGGATGTTTTCAGGGGTTTTTGTGGAGGCCCTGCTACACAGGGACTTATTAAAGACACTTTACATTTTTATTCTTCAAGGCTATAGTGTGACTTAAGGGACATAAAGGATTTTCAAAATCACGGCTCAAAATCTCAAAGACAAGTAAAAGACTATGGATGACAACAAAAAGGACACAGAAGTTTCAAATAAAGGACAAAATGTTGTAAATAACCTTGTTTTAAGGCTTTTTACAAAGGACAACTACTTACTTTTTGTATACAAAAAATCTGAAAGAATTGTTTCCGCGTTGTATTTGGTGACCAATTCGCTTTCAGACGAAGAACCTCTCAAATGGCAGTTGAGGAGTTTGGGACTGCATGCTGTAGCTCAAGTTTTGTCTCTTTCCTCAGCTCAGAAAGATCGGGTCGAACTTCTCCAGTTGTTGGTCACCGATCTCATCAAGCTTCTTTCGACTTTGGAAGTCGCGTATGTTTCAGGGTCACTTTCAGAAATGAATTTTCTCATTCTTAAAAAGGAGTTGGAGAATTTACTCGAGGTGATTGAAGCCAACGGATTTAGCTCCAAGGTTTTATTGGAACACAAAGCTTCGTTGGGGCCTGATTTTTTTACAGTACCACCTACCGAGTTGAAAAGAGATTTGTTAGCTCAGTCCGCACAACTTATCTATCCGACACAATCTCCCGAAGGTCACATCAAGGACTCCGAGCATTCAACGGATAACAAAATTTTGCAACAAAAGACATACAAAGGACAAGAAAAAACAAACAATGTAATAAAAGACAAAAGCAATCTTGATAGAACACACCATGTCTCTAAAGTCGGCAATCAATCCCTCAGCGGTTCTGAAAGAGAAAACCGAATAATCGAATTATTAAAGACTAGAAATAACCTTAATATAAAAGATTTTAGCTCAATTATCAAAGGTTGCAGTGATAAAACAATTCAGCGGGATTTGTTGAAGTTGGTCAGTCAGGGTGTCCTTAAAAAAGTGGGTGACCGGCGATGGAGTCGCTACTCTCTATTCCATTCCGCTCAATAATTTTTTGAGCACGTTTTTTATAAAGGTCATAAAACTGAAGTGTACTTTCTGGTCACATTATAGAGTATCTAATTTAAGCTAGTTTTGGTCCATATTTCCGGCATATTCTGACCCAAGAGTGCTGTTTCTGCTGACTATGGATTAATTGACTTTTCGGCTCCATTTGTGCAATATATCCCTAGGGCTATGTTCGGTCGCGAGAAAACTTAAAATCAGGCTCAATAAAAGCTCCGTATTGGAGTTATCCACATATCTAGTTTTGTGTCATTGGGCTGGTTAGATGTATAATTGTCTGAGGTACAGGAAATGTTACTAGATTGCAATTTTTGTAATCTAGTTGTCAGTGTCTTTACAGAAGCAATTATCGGTTTTTACAGACTGAAATTGAAAGTAAATTCGCACCTTGAAATTTTAATAGCGACTCAGATTTAAATTTTCTGAACTACATTTTCCGCGCTCGATTAGTTAAAGATTGAGATTCCAATTAACCTATCCAACTAGCTCGCAGTTCTTGTGTCGATGTATGAGATTTGCGAGATTAGTGAAAGTTGAAACAGTAATAGAAATGACCTTCGATTTTTTTAAGAGATCGAGGGTCGCGTATTAATTCAGATATTTAGTGATTAGTTTTAAGTCGAAACAAAAACCACTAAATATCACGTAGCATAATTTCCCTTTCGAAATTATTAGCTTTATTCGTTAAAGAAAATTGGTAGGGGAATTATTAATTAGCAATTACAATTATTTATGTATCAGACAAAAACAAAGAAATTTGTTGCAGGTTTGATTGGTGCCTCTTTGGCATTAAGTTTGGCTTTCGCGGTCACCGTAAAAGCTGACACCGTATCAGATCTAACAGCACAAATTGCAAGTTTGCTCGCAACCATCACTGGTCTTCAAGCACAACTTTCAACTATTCAAGGAACACCATCAATGAGTACAGGCTTTACTTTCTTAACTGATCTTCAGGTAGGAAGTAAAGGTACTGATGTTATGAATCTTCAAAAGGTTCTCAACATGAGTGCTGACACTCAAGTAGCATCTGGCGCATCAGCCGGAGCTCCTGGTTATGAAACTTCAACCTTCGGTCCTGCTACAAAAGCAGCCGTAATGAAGTTCCAAGCCAAGAAGGGAATCACCCCAGTCCTAGGTTATGTTGGACCTAAGACTCGAGCGGTATTGAACGCGATGTCTACAGTTGTAGTCAATCCGGGCAATCCAAACAATCCTGCTCCAACTCCTGGAACAGGTTTGACCGTTTCAAGTCCAGTTCAACCAGCCACCACGATTGCTCCTAACGGTGCATCTCGTGTTCCATTCACCAAGATTACCTTGACTGCAGGAAATGATGGCGATGTGACTGTCAATTCATTGACAATCCAGCGAACAGGTTTGGCACAAGATGCCGCCTTCGCTAGCATCGTTCTCATCGATGAACAAGGTCTTCAGATTGGTACATCAAAGACTTTCAACTCAAATCACCAAACAACCTTGGGTGACCCATTCGTGATTCCACGAGGCACTTCAAGAACATTGACCGTTGCTGGCAACATGCCAACAAGTGGATCAAGCTACTCTGGACAGGTTGCAACTTTGACTGTTGTTGGAGTTAACACTTCAGCTACTGTCACTGGTTCGCTTCCAATCACCGGTGCAGCTCAAACCATGAACTCTTCTCTTACTCTAGGTACAGCAACATTGTACTCTTCACAGTACGATCCAGCTTCAAACCTCAATAAGAGTATCGGTGATACAGGAGTTAAATTCTCTGGTATCAAAGTTACTGCTGGTTCAGCAGAAGATGTTACCCTTTGGTCAGTTCGCTGGAACCAGACAGGTTCAGCCGGAGCAAGTGATATCGCTAATCTTGTAACAGTTCTTGATGGTACTTCTTACCCAACAATCGTTTCAGCCGACGGTAAGTACTACACGACTCTTTTCCCAAATGGCATCGCCATTCAGAAAGGATTCTCAAAAGAATTCTACATCCAAGGTGATATCGTTGGTTCAGGTTCAGCAAACCGAACTGTAGAGTTTGACCTCTACAACGCTTCAGACCTCTACCTTTCAGGAAACACCTACAACTTCGGTGTTACAGCTACACCAAACTCAACTGGTACTTTGACTTCAACCTCACGTTCAAAGTTCACGACTTCAACTCCGTTCTACGGCGGTTCAATCGTAACTATCAACGCAGGAACAGTTACAACTGTTAGTAAGTCAACGACAGCTGGTGCAGCTTCAAACATTGCAATCAACGTTCCGAACCAAGTTTTGGGAGCCTTCGATACAAACATCAAGGGTGAACCAATCTCAGTTCAGAGCATGGTCTTCCATCTTTCATCCAACTCAAGCGCTACAACGAAAGTTATCACCAGCGTTTCATTGGTTGACAAGAACGGATCAGTTGTTGCCGGTCCTAAGGATGCCGCTGGTGTAAACGCCGCTGATGGCGCAGCCGGAGCAGCCGGAGATCAAACAGTAACCTTTACTGACACAGTTACGTTCCCAGTAGGTCCTGGAACATACACTTTGGTTGGTAAACTTCCTGGTGGTGCTACTGGTTACACTAACGGTTCAACCGTTATTGCTTCTACAACACCTTCAGGTTGGGGAACAGTACGAGGCCAGATCACTGGTAATACTTTGACTCTCACCAACGCTTTGTTCGGAATGAACACGATGACTGTTCGAACCGCAAACCTAGCCGTTGCCGCTTCAAACAATCCTTCAGCCCAAATCGTAGTTGCAGGTTCACAAGGTTTCACCTTCACAAACCTCCAATTCGATGCTACACAGTCAGGTGAAGATGTTCGAGTTACAACGATTCCATTGACCTTGACCTACACCGGTGGTGCAGGTACAGATGTAAGTTCTTGTGGACTGTACGACGGAGCAACCCTCTTGACTACAGGTTCAAACATTGTCAATCCTGACACCACAGCAAGTGCCGCTCCTTATACCTTTACTCTTGACCAATCTCTTGTGATTTCGAAAGGAACCGTCAAGACGATTTCAGTTAAGTGTAACGTGTCTGGTGCCGCTACTGCCTTCGTTGGTCACTGGGATATGACATCAGCTCAAGTTACAGCTCTTACAGTTACAGGTGTTACCTCAACAGGTTCTGTTACAGCAACAGGTTCTGCTACAGGTCTCGCCATGACTGTTGGTTCAGCTACATTGGCTGCCACAGGAGATACTTCTGGAACTTCTTACAAAGTTGCTTCAGCTGGAACATCAGGTGTAACAACAGCTGCCTTCCGATTGAAAGCTACAAACGACAATGTTGATCTTCAGAGAATTGTTCTCAAATTGACCAACACTGCTTCGTCTTCATCATCTGATGTAACGCAAGTTCACATCTTTGATGGATCAACAGAAGTCGGTACCGCAGTATTTACTGGTGGTAACTCATTTGCCACATCAACTCTAAATACTCCAGTACACCTTCTTCGAGATACTGATAAGGTTTTGACAGTCAAGGCTGACTTGGCAAATATCGGTACTTCACAGGCCGTTACGATGTCTGGTCACTTGATTAACATTGATATTGACACCAACGACACTGCAGGTACCTACGGTACAGGTGTTGGATCAGGTGTTCGAGTTAACTCAACAGGTAGTACTTCAATCGCAAGCACTGGTATTCGAGTATTCAAGTCATACCCTTCGTTTGCACAGGATACTATTACTGCTTCTGGACTCGGCGCCAACTTACCACTTCTTAGATTCAAAGTTACAGCAGATACAAAGGGTTCCGTTAACATCGCTAAGTTCTTGCTTAGCTTGTCAACATCTTCTGTTACTATAAGTGGTGTTAACATCTTTGCATTCACTGACTCAGGTTATTCACAACCCCTATCAGGTGTGAACAGCGGAGGTCAGCTTATGTCAACAGCTGTTAGTACAGGTGCTGGCGGTTCAAGCTACGGTGCTATCGCTATCTACCCACAAACAGTTGCAGGTGCTACTACAACCATTCAGGTTGCATCTGGTAACACTATGTACTTTGAAGTACGAGCAAGCACGGTTACCACTTCAGGAACTAGCTACAACGTAGTTACAACCCTAAAGGGTGATACGGGCTACCCATTGGTAAGCAATACCTACTTCATGTCTACAGTTGCTGGATCTGACGCTGGTTCAAACAGCGCTCTTAACAGCTTGATCTGGTCACCAAACAGCACCACGACCCCTTCGGTCAACGATGTTGATTGGACAAACGGCTACGCTCTTCCTGGTTTGCCTTCAAACGGCATCAGCCAGAGTCGATCAAACTAAGCTTCTTGTGGTCCTGATTGCATCTAAAGTGCAAAAAGGATGAGCTGGCAAACCCCTCCCGATTTACTTCGGGAGGGGTTTTGCTTTTCTTTATTTTCTCTTGTTTGAAAAATCCCCCCGACCTTCGGCCGGGGGGATTTTTCTTGCTTGGGAAGAAATATTTATATACAATGGTTCGATGAACAATAATTGGCAGAAAATTTTACTAACATTTGCCCTCCCTATTATTTTAATTGGGGCGGTTGCATTTTATATTTACACTGATTTGCATCGTCCGGCTATAAATAGTCTTTCAAATTCTGAAACTACGCAAAACATTCCGATAGTCGCAAGTACAGGCACTTCAACTGGAGGCTATACAGTGACGATGCTTGATCCTAAGAATGGAAAACCTTCTCAAGCAAATGTTAAGAAACCAGATCTGAGCGCGTCTGTAGTAAACAGTAGTCACATTGATGATGCGGCTTTTAAAGTAATCGCGCAGAACATTACGACACTCACAAACGATTTAAAAAAAGATTCAACTGATGAGTCAAAGTGGCTTAATCTTGGAATTTTTAGAAAGATGATAGGGGATTATCCTGCGGCTCTTGAAATTTTCACCTATGTTTCCATGGCGTGGCCAACAGATTATATTCCATTCAACAACATGGCCGACCTCTACCAATTTTATTTGAAAAATTATTCCTTGGCTGAGAAAAATTGGCTTCAAGTGATTGCCCTGAAGCCGGATTATCCAGATGCGTATGAAAATCTGTATGTTGTGTACAGAGATTTTTACAAGGAAAAACAAAGCCTGGCCCTGCCGACCCTTCTTAAGGGCTTAGAAAATAATCCAAAAAGTATCGATTTAATGGTATACGTCGCTCGACATTATCGCAGCACTGGAGATACGGAAAAGGCTAAAATATATTATAATAAAGCCATCGCCCAAGCGCGTTTGGTTAAGGGCTCTCAACTTGAAACTATGCTCAGCACTGAAGCCGGTGAAATCTAAAGTTGTCTTATGTCTGATTCTTCTAAAAAAGATTTTTTAAAATTTGCTTTCGGGTTCATGGGAATGATTTCTGTCAGTTTCCTTTTGCTGGTGGGCGTTGGGTTTTACCAAGTGGAAATTTCCGACGCCAATAAACTATCTTCTGTTGAAACGGCAAAATAATTTAGCCCACTAAACCGATATCATGTTTAGTTTTTTAATTTTCTCGATCGCGATAATTTTAGGATTTGTTGGAGTTGTGTCGCTCAAAAGGGGGGCGATTTTTTTGCCGATGGAGAGGCGGAAGCTCACTGAAATGCTGAACGTTGTAAAAATTATTCCAGGCCAAAAAACCCTTGATTTGGGATCTGGCGATGGAAGGATTGTTATTGCCATGGCAGAAGCAGGAGCCTTGGCGCATGGCTTTGAGCACAACCCGATTCTAGTGTGGTGGTCACGATGGAAAGTAAAAAGAAAAGGCTTAGTGGGGAAGGCTTTTATCCACAATAGCAATTTTTGGGAAGAAGATTTTTCGTCTTATTCAGTAATCACTGTTTTTGGAATCAATTACATTATGGAAAAGCTTGAAGATAAACTGACAAAAGAAACACGCATTGGAACTCAGGTAATTTCATATTTGTTTCCTCTTCCTACGTGGAAGCCCACGGCGATCAAAAAAGGTTTCTATTTTTATACACGTACATAGGCGGTTTTCTTTTTTGACAATTCTTAAAGTGTCAGTATACTGATTCTTATAAGGCCAGAGACAGTAGACAGCCACATAGGTGTGGCAGAGGTTCTACCGAGGTTTTGACGGATTTTCCGCCCCTCCTGCCTTTTTGGTCGACAAAATAGTATATGGTATTACATGTTAGGTAAACCTAATACGTAATACCCCATAAATCATGCCTATATCAAAAGAAAAGAAAGGAGAAATCTTAACTAAGCTTAAAACTGTTGGTGCTGCAAAAGCTATGGCTTTTGTTAATTTCCACGGCTTAACTGTTGCAAACGCAACGGAACTTCGCAGAACTTTGAAGGCTTCCGGAGTATCATACTTCGTTGCTAAAAAGTCTCTCGCAAAGAAAGCTTTGACGGAAGCTGGTATTTCAGGCACTATGCCAGAACTTACTGGTGAGCTCGGAATCGCCTTCGGAGAAGATGATATCGCTCCTTCACGAGAAGTGTTTGTATTTCAAAAAAAGTTTGAAAACAAAATTACTCTTTTAGGAGGAGTATTCGAGGGAAAGTTTATTGGGGCTGATGAGGCTAAAGCTTTGGCTCTTATCCCATCGCTTCAAACTCTCCGCGCTCAGTTTGTTAACCTTATCAATTCGCCAATACAAGGATTGGTAATGGTTCTCGATGGAATCGCGAAGAAGAAAGTATAAGGGAGCGTAGCGAACACTTACGCATGATGTAATCATCAGGCGTTTAATATTAATCACTAATTTATTAATTCCAATGGAAGAAACAAAAGTAGAAGTTCCAGCAAAGTTTAAATCAATCGTGGACGCCGTTGAATCAATGTCCGTTCTTGATCTAAACGAGCTTGTGAAATTGCTTGAGAAGAAATTTGGCGTATCAGCCGCGGCAGTTGCCGTCGCCGCTCCAGCCGCAGGTGCCGCCGCAGCAGGTGAAGAGAAAACCTCGTACAACGTAGAGTTGAAAGATGGAGGTGCTCAGAAAATTGCCGTTATTAAAATCGTTAAAGAAGTTTTGGCTCTCGGACTTAAGGAGGCTAAGGATCTCGTAGATGGAGCTCCAAAGATGCTTAAGGAAGGTATGAAGAAAGCCGAAGCGGAAGATTTTAAGAAGAGAATTGAAGAGGCCGGAGGAAAAGTAGAATTGAAATAAGATTTCAATTCTACTTTTCCGGAGGTGCCGAATTTTTCCAACAAAGAAAAATTCGGCCAAGGAGGAAAAAGGAACCAAAAAACTGTACGATATATCGTACAGTTTTTTGATTTAAAATAAAAACCACTCACAAGATTAATTTTGCGAGTGGTTTGCGTTGAGAGGTTTTACCAACACTCCCCTAGTTGGTGAGAACCACGTCTTCGGGACGGCATGCGCATTTAAGGATGTCCTCACTCGGCGGACCACGTTTGATGCCGTGACACGTAGGACAAAAGTCTCGTCCACAGCGGTTGCAGTGATGGTCAGAAACTTCCCCTTCAAAGCAGACTGGGCAGGATCCCTCACAGCCACATTTTTTCGACATAATATAATGTTATCTTCAGTGCCTAACTGAGCACAATAAAAGCATTTAAGTTTTAATTCGTCAACCCCTCGCGCAATTTTTATCTAGTGCTATGATGGCGGACAAGGAGGGTGTAGGGGTTAGGGTTTAGTCATAATCAGATTAAACTCCTCTAAACCCTTCACCCTAAACCCTTTCCCAATATGGAAATCCTATCAAAACTATTCGGAGGAGATGCGCGAGTTAAAATACTCAGGCTTTTTCTTTTTAATCCTGGCCAAACGTACAGCTCAGGCGATATCGCCATGAGATCAAAAGTGGCCTTGCCAGCAGTTCGCCACGAAGTGGCCCTGATGAAAAAACTCGACATGATAAAAGGGAAGCGCTTTAGTCACTTTGTTCCCGTCAAAAGAAAAAAGAAAATGGTCATGGTGCGCAAGACTGAAGGCGGTTGGATTCTCAATTCCACTTTTCCATATCTTTCTCCTATGCGTGAACTTTTGATCAACACCGTGTTGGTGCGATACGGCGACATTATCCGGCGACTTAATTCTGCTGGCCGAATCAAGCTTGTGATTATTTCTGGTATTTTTATTCGCGATGAAGATAGTCGTGTTGATATTTTCGTAGTTGGAGACGGTATCCGAATGGTGGCATTGGAAAATATTATAAAAACTATCGAATCAGAAATTGGAAAAGAGTTGCGCTATGCCGCGTTTGAAACGGCTGATTTTAAGTACCGTGTTTCTATGCACGACAAATTGATCAGAGATGTTCTAGATTTTCCTCATAAAATTATCTTAGACAGACTCAATTTTAACGCTAATCTTTAGTAGCGCTTTATCCACAGTGGGGTTCTTAAGCCTGAGCGAAATGATATAATTAAGAAGGACCAAAAGAGGCGTTAAGAGCTGGTGCTGGTCGGTAATCATCAATTTTCACGCCACTGTATTAATAATTATTTATAATAATTTCATATATGATTCAAAATTGGGGTATGGTATTACAAGGTTCGTTTCAGGATGTTTGGATGGGTTTTGCAAAGTTTGTTCCAAATCTCATTGTGGCTATTGTTATCTTTCTTATCGGTTGGTTTGTTGCCAACTTGTTAGGTAAGGTGGTAGCGCAAATAATTCGATCGGTTAAAGTTGACCACGCGCTTCGCACTGCTCAAGTAGATATTTTTCTTAAGCGTGCAGGTTTCAATCTAGACTCAGGAGCCTTTATTGGAGGTCTTGTTGAATGGTTTATTATTGTTATTTTCTTAGTAGCTTCGTTTGATGTTTTGGGTTTGAGTCAGGTTAACATGTTCCTCCAGCAAGTGGTTCTCGTCTACTTGCCGCAAGTCATTGTTGCCTCGTTAATTATTTTGGTTGCAGCGGTTATTGCCGAAGCAATGCAGAAAGTTGTTTCTGGCGCAGCTTCAGCTGGCGGAATTAAATCAGCTAATTTTGTCGGATCGATCGCGCGCTGGTCCATTTGGATTTTCGGTATCTTGACCGCTCTGTTTCAGCTCGGTGTCGCCGCTCCGTTTATTCAGACTTTGTTTACCGGTATTGTCGTGGCGCTTGCGATTGCTCTAGGGCTCTCATTTGGATTGGGAGGACAAGAAGCCGCATCACGATTTATTGAAAAAGTTCGTCAAGAAATTTCTGAGAGACACACGCATTAATTTTAGGATGTATCTTTGAAAAATGCCCCGCGGGCTCTGCCCGCGGGGCATTTTTGTTTGCAGAAATGCGCCACATAGCTTCTTTAAAAACTCTCAAAAACCTCAAAAATAAGGCCAAAACTTGTCCACTCTGCCTAGCGTATTGACTTTATTTGAACTCTCTATATACTTATCGAATTGTTGAAAATGTTAAAAAAACTTAATTTAAAG
Coding sequences:
- a CDS encoding tetratricopeptide repeat protein; the protein is MNNNWQKILLTFALPIILIGAVAFYIYTDLHRPAINSLSNSETTQNIPIVASTGTSTGGYTVTMLDPKNGKPSQANVKKPDLSASVVNSSHIDDAAFKVIAQNITTLTNDLKKDSTDESKWLNLGIFRKMIGDYPAALEIFTYVSMAWPTDYIPFNNMADLYQFYLKNYSLAEKNWLQVIALKPDYPDAYENLYVVYRDFYKEKQSLALPTLLKGLENNPKSIDLMVYVARHYRSTGDTEKAKIYYNKAIAQARLVKGSQLETMLSTEAGEI
- a CDS encoding peptidoglycan-binding domain-containing protein, which gives rise to MYQTKTKKFVAGLIGASLALSLAFAVTVKADTVSDLTAQIASLLATITGLQAQLSTIQGTPSMSTGFTFLTDLQVGSKGTDVMNLQKVLNMSADTQVASGASAGAPGYETSTFGPATKAAVMKFQAKKGITPVLGYVGPKTRAVLNAMSTVVVNPGNPNNPAPTPGTGLTVSSPVQPATTIAPNGASRVPFTKITLTAGNDGDVTVNSLTIQRTGLAQDAAFASIVLIDEQGLQIGTSKTFNSNHQTTLGDPFVIPRGTSRTLTVAGNMPTSGSSYSGQVATLTVVGVNTSATVTGSLPITGAAQTMNSSLTLGTATLYSSQYDPASNLNKSIGDTGVKFSGIKVTAGSAEDVTLWSVRWNQTGSAGASDIANLVTVLDGTSYPTIVSADGKYYTTLFPNGIAIQKGFSKEFYIQGDIVGSGSANRTVEFDLYNASDLYLSGNTYNFGVTATPNSTGTLTSTSRSKFTTSTPFYGGSIVTINAGTVTTVSKSTTAGAASNIAINVPNQVLGAFDTNIKGEPISVQSMVFHLSSNSSATTKVITSVSLVDKNGSVVAGPKDAAGVNAADGAAGAAGDQTVTFTDTVTFPVGPGTYTLVGKLPGGATGYTNGSTVIASTTPSGWGTVRGQITGNTLTLTNALFGMNTMTVRTANLAVAASNNPSAQIVVAGSQGFTFTNLQFDATQSGEDVRVTTIPLTLTYTGGAGTDVSSCGLYDGATLLTTGSNIVNPDTTASAAPYTFTLDQSLVISKGTVKTISVKCNVSGAATAFVGHWDMTSAQVTALTVTGVTSTGSVTATGSATGLAMTVGSATLAATGDTSGTSYKVASAGTSGVTTAAFRLKATNDNVDLQRIVLKLTNTASSSSSDVTQVHIFDGSTEVGTAVFTGGNSFATSTLNTPVHLLRDTDKVLTVKADLANIGTSQAVTMSGHLINIDIDTNDTAGTYGTGVGSGVRVNSTGSTSIASTGIRVFKSYPSFAQDTITASGLGANLPLLRFKVTADTKGSVNIAKFLLSLSTSSVTISGVNIFAFTDSGYSQPLSGVNSGGQLMSTAVSTGAGGSSYGAIAIYPQTVAGATTTIQVASGNTMYFEVRASTVTTSGTSYNVVTTLKGDTGYPLVSNTYFMSTVAGSDAGSNSALNSLIWSPNSTTTPSVNDVDWTNGYALPGLPSNGISQSRSN
- the rplL gene encoding 50S ribosomal protein L7/L12; amino-acid sequence: MEETKVEVPAKFKSIVDAVESMSVLDLNELVKLLEKKFGVSAAAVAVAAPAAGAAAAGEEKTSYNVELKDGGAQKIAVIKIVKEVLALGLKEAKDLVDGAPKMLKEGMKKAEAEDFKKRIEEAGGKVELK
- the rplJ gene encoding 50S ribosomal protein L10, whose amino-acid sequence is MPISKEKKGEILTKLKTVGAAKAMAFVNFHGLTVANATELRRTLKASGVSYFVAKKSLAKKALTEAGISGTMPELTGELGIAFGEDDIAPSREVFVFQKKFENKITLLGGVFEGKFIGADEAKALALIPSLQTLRAQFVNLINSPIQGLVMVLDGIAKKKV
- a CDS encoding DNA translocase FtsK 4TM domain-containing protein; its protein translation is MSKKSKDSKDRTSNSIWNSIPDGTKKAVFAIIFFMISILFTLASIGKAGPIGDTLYTWFSFLLGLGYYLVPLIFIMLGISAFKSISPKIHILKIAATVIFLLSGLGMMDIYVPTEGGFVGRIVSNPLLRLFDVSAALIVLTALFIISVLIIFETGIAFEPMFNFFKKFRSKKVGVETEARTKVYEEDVPEEPEESEVTPAKEKLEQKKPVQVIPKIAISKEEDEMAFNKRSLSFSFKNLGKTFIPPPLSLLERDKGKAVVGDINANKNIIKRTLLNFGIDVEMDEISIGPSVTRYALKPAEGVKLSKIVALQNDLSLALAAHPLRIEAPIPGKSLVGIEIPNSTKSTVGLATLLANEEYQKSEKPLLVSLGKGISGKSHFSNLAKMPHLLIAGTTGSGKSVTIHTIITSLLFRNPVENLKFIMIDPKRVELTLYNKIPHLLTPVITEAKKAILALKWAAKEMDRRYDIFESESVRDIESYHKNVLEPELKKLEKQKEETPDADMKMPELMPYIVIVIDELADIMSTYPRELEAAIVRLAQMSRAVGIHLILSTQRPSVNVITGLIKANIPGRIALQVSSQIDSRTILDTGGAEKLLGAGDMLFLGNEMSKPQRIQSAYISEAELKKVVNYLKENYDSGVPSELNLTPEAVAGKNAIFESTFSSEESLEDDDDMYEQAKEEVLHAGKASTSYLQRKLRIGYARAARLVDLLQERGVIGAADGARPREVINAETPSEPTAETPEETAGPTN
- a CDS encoding DeoR family transcriptional regulator; translation: MDDNKKDTEVSNKGQNVVNNLVLRLFTKDNYLLFVYKKSERIVSALYLVTNSLSDEEPLKWQLRSLGLHAVAQVLSLSSAQKDRVELLQLLVTDLIKLLSTLEVAYVSGSLSEMNFLILKKELENLLEVIEANGFSSKVLLEHKASLGPDFFTVPPTELKRDLLAQSAQLIYPTQSPEGHIKDSEHSTDNKILQQKTYKGQEKTNNVIKDKSNLDRTHHVSKVGNQSLSGSERENRIIELLKTRNNLNIKDFSSIIKGCSDKTIQRDLLKLVSQGVLKKVGDRRWSRYSLFHSAQ